One stretch of Chloroflexota bacterium DNA includes these proteins:
- a CDS encoding response regulator transcription factor, which yields MQTIRVLIADDHGIVRAGIRSLLESCEDIEVVGEAADGWEAVEQAVRLRPDVVLMDIAMPRLRGVEATYEIHQRLPQVRVLALTVHDREEYFFAMLKAGGSGYVLKEGEPEELLAAIRAAYRGDAYLSPTVTRAILDDYLERRGEQQPSDYDRLTLRQKEVLQLVVEGKSTREIAEMLCLSVKTVEKHRSNIMKKLGLQSWRELMRYAVRKGLIKLEPDEA from the coding sequence ATGCAGACCATTCGCGTGTTGATAGCGGACGATCACGGCATCGTCCGGGCGGGCATCCGATCGCTGCTGGAGTCGTGTGAGGATATCGAGGTGGTAGGCGAGGCCGCCGACGGCTGGGAGGCGGTGGAGCAGGCCGTCCGTCTCCGTCCCGACGTGGTGCTTATGGACATCGCCATGCCGAGGCTGCGAGGTGTAGAGGCCACCTACGAGATCCACCAGCGGCTGCCTCAGGTCCGGGTGCTGGCGCTCACGGTACACGATCGCGAGGAGTATTTCTTCGCCATGCTCAAGGCAGGGGGTTCCGGATACGTCCTCAAGGAGGGGGAGCCGGAGGAGCTGCTCGCGGCTATCCGGGCGGCGTATCGAGGGGACGCCTACCTCTCCCCAACGGTCACCCGGGCCATCCTGGATGATTATCTGGAGCGCCGGGGGGAGCAACAGCCCAGCGATTACGACCGGCTGACCCTGCGACAGAAAGAGGTGCTGCAGCTGGTGGTGGAGGGGAAGAGCACCCGGGAGATCGCCGAGATGCTCTGCCTCAGCGTGAAGACGGTGGAAAAGCATCGCTCGAACATCATGAAAAAGCTTGGCCTGCAGAGCTGGCGCGAGCTCATGAGATACGCCGTGCGCAAGGGGCTCATCAAGCTGGAGCCGGACGAGGCGTAG
- a CDS encoding C_GCAxxG_C_C family protein — MKEVVKEVPEWPWPYVKLDPEMIRKKGHLGYYKAHCCYGAFWAIVDSLREEIGFPFDQIPAEMMIYGAGGAAGWGTLCGALNGAFAAINLVTDEGTCKKIVHELMGWYTETPLPTEISNQYASEHAFLVDKYKSDELLAQSVAGSPLCHVSVTKWCQASGYPSGSPERSERCGRLTGDVAARAVELLNQYADNAFEPAYEMPVGATVCRSCHFKGKEFEKGQFTRGKMDCLQCHEPHGKPGE; from the coding sequence GTGAAAGAGGTCGTCAAAGAGGTCCCCGAATGGCCTTGGCCGTATGTGAAGCTGGACCCGGAGATGATCCGGAAAAAGGGTCATCTGGGATACTATAAGGCGCACTGCTGCTATGGGGCTTTCTGGGCGATCGTCGACTCGCTGAGAGAGGAGATCGGATTCCCGTTTGACCAGATCCCCGCCGAGATGATGATCTACGGCGCCGGCGGCGCGGCGGGATGGGGGACCCTGTGCGGGGCGCTCAACGGAGCCTTCGCCGCCATTAACCTGGTCACCGATGAGGGAACCTGTAAGAAGATCGTTCACGAGCTGATGGGATGGTACACCGAGACCCCCCTGCCGACGGAGATCAGCAATCAGTACGCCAGCGAGCACGCCTTCCTGGTCGACAAGTACAAATCGGACGAGCTGCTGGCTCAAAGCGTGGCCGGATCCCCGCTGTGCCATGTCTCCGTCACCAAGTGGTGCCAGGCATCGGGCTATCCCTCGGGATCCCCGGAGCGAAGTGAGCGCTGCGGCCGGCTGACCGGTGATGTGGCGGCGCGGGCCGTGGAGCTGCTGAACCAGTACGCGGACAACGCGTTCGAGCCGGCTTACGAGATGCCGGTTGGCGCGACCGTCTGCAGAAGCTGCCACTTTAAGGGCAAGGAGTTCGAGAAGGGGCAGTTCACGCGAGGCAAGATGGACTGCCTGCAATGCCATGAGCCGCACGGGAAACCGGGAGAGTAA